GTAACATTGACAGCAGCTTTGTTCCACTTGCACTAGAAGCTAGGAAGTCTACCTCAGGTTAACCTCTCGTATGTTTATGGCGTTTTTCAGCACTGTGCAGTCATTATTATTACACCTAAGTATCTGGTTGGACAGGTAAACCCGGATCCCTGATGGAGGgtggagtgagggagtgaaatGCCGTCAGAGGTGGCCACTGTCAGTACTGCTCTACTGAGAACACAGTAAGGCTACAGTGTGGAATCTCCAGATAAAGGAGAAacggagagacagagggaaaagaACATCCAGTGAGCTGTGGTGAATTTCCTGATCTCCAACTCATTTTCTCTACCTCTCACATTCGAGATGAAGCCTGTCTGGGTATTGGTTTTCTTggcagtgtgttcagtggtggTTGTGTCCTTCCAGGCTATACAGCAGGAGATTAACATTCGCAAAATGAGACAACTAATCAATTTAAACACTCAAGAAGTGAAGACAAAGGAGGATGAAATCCTGATTTCCAAAGCGGCAATGCAGAAACTGAGCAGTCAGCTGGTTCCATTGGACAAACAGAAAATTCAACTGACAAAGAAGATGGATGagctggtgagagagagagaaacgtcTGGTCAAAACCTGGAAACCTGTCAAACACAGAAGGTAAAGTAACTACTTATGTTGTAAGTTACAGGTAATCTATTTAGTTCTAGCTGATTAGAGTTGTTTAGTTCAGGTTGTTTGTTGCTTGTCTGGTGAATTTTTTAtatcaatatttttttcaaGATTATGTCTGTTAATATATCAGTGCTTCAGGTTTCAGTCTACAGGTTTCTGTGGTATTTAATGGATGCAATGGTTTTGTTTTCTTAATTATCAATTGGTATTTACTAAAATGGATCCAGAAAGTACAACTTAAATTCAAAGCCAATTTTGACTGACAGAATTGATTGGGAAAAAAATTCTAGGCCTAAATCAGTTACTGGAAAAgtgcatttaattaaattacttACTTCAGAGCCTGTAGCACTGTTATAGTGTAACATGCATTGCATTGTGTTACACATGTTGATTGTATGTTACAATGCTGTACTGACAGTACTTTGAAGCATCATGCTATTTATTGGTGTTTGAACTGAGATTTAGGGTGATGTATTTGGTGCAGAGGATAGCAATGCCATCTCCAGGTGTCTGGTTAAATCATGAGGTTGTGTTACATGTTCTCTTGTAAGAATGTGAGTTTCCTCTGGCTTTCCTCTGGTTTCTTCATACGTCTAAACTGCCCTTAGGTGTTAGTGAATGTGCAAttcagtctgtgtgtggtggtgggtaggtatgagtgtgtgcagagtgtgtgggatgtgtgggGGTGTGGAGAGGTGTATCCCTAGGGAT
The nucleotide sequence above comes from Hemibagrus wyckioides isolate EC202008001 linkage group LG01, SWU_Hwy_1.0, whole genome shotgun sequence. Encoded proteins:
- the si:dkey-87o1.2 gene encoding uncharacterized protein si:dkey-87o1.2, whose translation is MKPVWVLVFLAVCSVVVVSFQAIQQEINIRKMRQLINLNTQEVKTKEDEILISKAAMQKLSSQLVPLDKQKIQLTKKMDELVRERETSGQNLETCQTQKKESEEQKAVKSSEFDALRTNHNAEIQKVQEEVQSLQKQILERDTKICLYVDKDREEARALCKDKAPASNS